One Pararhizobium sp. IMCC3301 DNA segment encodes these proteins:
- the rpsT gene encoding 30S ribosomal protein S20 — protein sequence MANTPSAKKSARKIIARTEVNKARRSRIRTYLRKAEEAIASGNQADAAAALKDVQPELMRAAGKGVLPKNTASRKVSRLAARVKALEA from the coding sequence ATGGCGAATACACCTTCAGCCAAAAAGTCAGCGCGCAAAATTATTGCCCGCACCGAAGTCAACAAGGCGCGCCGCAGCCGCATCCGCACCTATCTTCGCAAGGCCGAAGAAGCGATCGCCTCCGGCAATCAGGCCGATGCCGCCGCCGCTCTCAAGGACGTGCAGCCTGAATTGATGCGGGCTGCAGGCAAGGGCGTTTTGCCGAAAAATACCGCATCGCGCAAAGTATCGCGTCTGGCTGCCAGAGTAAAAGCACTCGAAGCTTAA
- the infC gene encoding translation initiation factor IF-3: MRRPHRAAPAVKEGPRANKEITTPTVQLIDEKGENHGIVPTDRALEMAAEAGLDLVEIAANSKPPVCKILDHGKFKYQAQKKAAEARKKQKTVDVKEIKMRPNIDIHDYEVKMRSVNRFFEEGDKVKVTMRFRGREMAHQELGMQVLMRVKEATKDIAKVEMPPKLEGRQMTMVLAPV, encoded by the coding sequence ATTCGCCGTCCACATAGAGCCGCTCCGGCAGTGAAAGAAGGCCCTCGCGCCAATAAGGAAATCACCACCCCCACCGTTCAGTTGATTGACGAAAAGGGTGAAAATCACGGCATCGTGCCGACAGACCGCGCCTTGGAAATGGCCGCTGAAGCAGGGTTGGACCTTGTTGAAATTGCGGCAAATTCCAAACCGCCTGTCTGCAAAATTCTGGATCATGGTAAGTTCAAATACCAGGCCCAGAAAAAAGCTGCCGAAGCCCGAAAGAAGCAAAAGACAGTCGACGTCAAGGAAATCAAGATGCGGCCGAATATCGACATCCATGATTATGAGGTGAAGATGCGGTCCGTAAACCGGTTTTTTGAAGAAGGTGACAAGGTCAAGGTCACGATGCGCTTTCGCGGCCGGGAAATGGCGCACCAGGAACTGGGTATGCAGGTTCTGATGCGCGTCAAGGAAGCGACCAAGGACATTGCCAAGGTGGAGATGCCGCCAAAGCTCGAAGGCCGCCAGATGACAATGGTTCTGGCACCCGTCTGA
- a CDS encoding glycosyltransferase family 4 protein, giving the protein MQQPEHSADTLALSGRTILQIIPRLEAGGAERTVVDMARAIVAAGGRAVVVAEPGRMVAELETAGGKFIAMNAASKNPVRMLHSAFALVRLIRDYKVDLVHARSRAPAWPALWAARWTGRPFVTTYHGIYSQANALKAFYNSVMARGDAVIANSGMTAALIAQRRPEAKPRITTIYRGIDLDAFAPASISLPRREAVRQQWSFQTIDTSRPLILNVARLTGWKGHEVLIEAMGRLLESDRQQNPLLILAGGSQDDNAFEMHLQQLIEARGLTGHIRLVGHCDDVPAALMLATCLVVASTREEAFGRAAVEAGAAGIPAIATDHGGARETILAPPEASEDERTGWRVPPGDAAAMADVLGTVLAMSDETRAATGRRARNYVAARFSLEAMCTQTLRVYGALLQTKRRN; this is encoded by the coding sequence ATGCAACAACCGGAACATTCTGCCGACACACTGGCGCTCAGCGGCCGCACCATCCTGCAGATCATTCCGCGACTGGAAGCCGGTGGCGCCGAGCGCACAGTTGTCGACATGGCGCGGGCAATTGTTGCTGCCGGTGGCAGGGCTGTGGTGGTGGCAGAACCCGGTCGCATGGTGGCAGAGCTGGAAACCGCAGGGGGCAAATTTATCGCCATGAACGCCGCCAGCAAGAACCCGGTTCGGATGCTGCACAGCGCTTTTGCGCTTGTCAGGCTCATACGCGATTACAAGGTTGATCTTGTCCATGCCCGTTCGCGGGCTCCGGCCTGGCCGGCTCTATGGGCCGCGCGCTGGACCGGCCGCCCCTTTGTGACCACCTATCACGGAATTTACAGCCAGGCCAACGCACTGAAAGCGTTCTATAATTCGGTGATGGCGCGCGGCGATGCGGTCATCGCCAATTCAGGCATGACTGCCGCGCTGATTGCACAACGCCGCCCCGAGGCAAAGCCCCGCATCACCACAATTTATCGCGGCATTGATTTGGATGCCTTTGCGCCAGCTTCGATTTCACTGCCACGGCGTGAAGCTGTCAGGCAGCAATGGTCGTTTCAAACCATCGACACCAGCCGGCCGCTGATACTCAATGTCGCCAGACTGACAGGGTGGAAAGGCCATGAGGTTCTGATCGAGGCAATGGGCCGGCTGCTGGAGAGCGACCGTCAGCAAAACCCGCTGCTGATTCTGGCGGGTGGCAGCCAGGATGACAACGCGTTTGAAATGCATTTGCAGCAGCTCATTGAAGCGCGCGGACTAACCGGTCACATCCGTCTGGTTGGCCATTGTGATGATGTGCCTGCTGCACTGATGCTGGCAACCTGTCTGGTCGTTGCATCAACGCGCGAGGAAGCATTTGGCCGTGCCGCCGTCGAAGCCGGGGCGGCAGGCATTCCGGCCATTGCCACCGATCATGGCGGTGCACGGGAAACCATTCTGGCTCCGCCCGAGGCGAGCGAGGACGAACGCACCGGCTGGCGCGTGCCGCCGGGAGATGCGGCGGCGATGGCTGACGTTCTGGGAACTGTGCTTGCCATGAGCGATGAAACCCGCGCAGCCACAGGGCGCCGCGCCAGAAACTATGTGGCAGCTCGTTTTTCGCTGGAGGCGATGTGCACGCAGACATTGCGAGTATATGGTGCTCTTTTGCAGACCAAAAGGCGAAATTGA
- a CDS encoding helix-turn-helix domain-containing protein encodes MTETIEDVEMEIGSGNVFADLGLEDAPELKLKAAIVGQINSILHHRHLNQKQAAALLGVPQPKISALKNGKLHGFSLEKLLGFMVKLDREVEIGFKKTTSPKDSRYFVRNEKERVPVGG; translated from the coding sequence ATGACTGAGACCATTGAAGACGTCGAAATGGAGATTGGTAGCGGGAATGTATTTGCCGATTTGGGGCTCGAAGATGCCCCGGAGCTCAAGCTAAAGGCTGCAATTGTCGGGCAAATCAACTCCATTCTCCACCATCGCCATCTGAATCAAAAGCAAGCTGCGGCGTTACTTGGTGTTCCTCAGCCCAAAATTTCAGCCTTGAAGAATGGAAAGCTTCACGGCTTTTCGCTGGAGAAGCTTTTGGGATTTATGGTCAAGCTGGACCGTGAAGTTGAGATCGGATTCAAGAAAACAACTTCCCCCAAAGACTCCCGGTATTTTGTTCGCAATGAAAAAGAGCGCGTACCGGTTGGGGGCTGA
- a CDS encoding type II toxin-antitoxin system RelE/ParE family toxin has product MAFPKEVKIAVGYALSEAQKGRKASYANPLKGLGPGVLEIVADHNTDTYRSVYAVKLADDILVLHAFKKKSKSGSATPKSEIDLVKSRLKQVQAQLRRKT; this is encoded by the coding sequence ATGGCGTTCCCCAAAGAGGTAAAGATTGCCGTGGGGTATGCGCTGAGTGAAGCGCAGAAAGGCCGAAAGGCGAGCTATGCAAACCCCTTGAAAGGCTTAGGTCCAGGTGTTTTGGAAATCGTAGCCGACCACAACACGGATACGTACAGGTCTGTATATGCTGTAAAACTTGCGGATGATATTTTGGTTCTGCACGCGTTCAAAAAGAAGTCCAAATCCGGGAGTGCGACTCCCAAGTCAGAGATTGATCTCGTGAAAAGTCGCTTGAAGCAAGTGCAAGCGCAACTGAGGAGAAAAACATGA
- a CDS encoding carboxylesterase, with product MSESQPDLPAPQTLAVGSGDELRTIAFRHSTATDAVPPGLVWLGGFKSDMDGSKALALARYAEQHGLGFTRFDYSGHGLSGGSFLDGTISRWLDEAEAVVRATSGAGDQRILVGSSMGGWLALLLNRRLRQSGGPQISGLVLIAPAVDMTADLMWQEMSEAGRAELLNTGRLEKPSDYSDDPYILTLRLIEDGKHHLFGSAIIETGCPVHILQGGLDTDVPPTHALKLASQLPLDDVALSLIPDGDHRLSRPQDLQRLMRSIDTLLEGIAG from the coding sequence ATGAGCGAATCCCAACCTGACCTGCCAGCGCCCCAGACCCTTGCAGTGGGCAGCGGTGATGAACTCAGGACCATTGCCTTTCGCCACAGCACGGCAACAGATGCGGTCCCGCCGGGTCTGGTCTGGCTGGGAGGCTTTAAATCCGACATGGACGGATCGAAAGCCCTCGCCCTCGCCCGTTACGCTGAACAACACGGCCTTGGCTTCACCCGGTTTGATTATTCCGGACACGGCCTTTCCGGCGGCAGCTTTCTGGACGGAACGATTTCGCGCTGGCTGGATGAGGCGGAAGCTGTGGTCAGGGCCACATCCGGCGCCGGGGACCAGCGCATTCTGGTCGGCTCATCAATGGGAGGCTGGCTTGCGCTGTTGCTCAACAGACGTTTGCGCCAATCCGGCGGCCCGCAGATTTCCGGGCTCGTGTTGATTGCACCTGCGGTTGATATGACAGCGGATCTGATGTGGCAGGAGATGTCAGAGGCCGGCAGGGCCGAGTTGCTGAACACCGGGCGGCTTGAAAAACCCAGTGACTATTCAGATGACCCCTACATCCTGACGCTTCGGCTGATCGAAGATGGCAAACACCATCTGTTCGGTTCTGCAATCATTGAAACGGGGTGTCCGGTTCACATTTTGCAAGGCGGGCTGGACACCGATGTGCCGCCGACCCATGCCCTGAAACTTGCCAGCCAGCTGCCACTGGATGATGTAGCTCTGTCGCTGATTCCGGATGGAGACCACCGGCTTTCGCGGCCGCAGGATCTGCAGCGCCTGATGCGCAGCATCGACACGCTGCTGGAGGGAATCGCCGGTTAA
- the glpK gene encoding glycerol kinase GlpK gives MTGNILAIDQGTTSSRSIIFDETLTAIGSGQQEFTQYFPDSGWVEHDPEEIWDSVVKTAKAALADAGLGADAISAIGITNQRETIVIWDRESGKAIHNAIVWQDRRTAGFCTALKSEGHEDLFTSKTGLLLDPYFSGTKLAWMLDNIEGARAGAESGKLVFGTIDSFIIWRLTAGKSHVTDATNAARTLIFNIHTQEWDDELLEILRIPRAMLPDVQDCASDFGTTDSKILGAAIPIAGVAGDQQAATIGQACFEPGMFKSTYGTGCFALLNTGDKPVPSQNRLLTTVAYRLGGKVTYALEGSIFIAGAAVQWLRDGMKMLDNAGDSGEMAEAADPHQHVYLVPAFVGLGAPYWDAEARGAIFGLTRASGPNELARAALEAVCYQTRDLLEAMHKDWAAEADTVLRVDGGMVASDWTMQFLADILDAPVDRPTILETTALGAAWLAGHHVGVWGDQAEFAARWQLDRTFEPKMDEAMRAQKYAGWKDAVSRTLSSRD, from the coding sequence ATGACTGGCAACATTCTTGCAATTGATCAGGGAACGACATCAAGCCGTTCCATTATTTTTGACGAGACACTGACCGCAATCGGCTCCGGTCAGCAGGAATTCACGCAATATTTCCCGGATTCAGGCTGGGTGGAACATGATCCTGAGGAAATCTGGGACAGCGTTGTTAAAACTGCAAAAGCGGCGCTTGCCGATGCCGGCCTTGGCGCCGATGCGATTTCTGCCATCGGCATTACCAATCAGCGCGAAACCATTGTGATCTGGGACCGGGAGAGCGGAAAAGCAATCCACAATGCCATTGTCTGGCAGGACAGACGCACCGCCGGGTTCTGCACCGCATTGAAATCGGAAGGTCACGAAGATCTGTTCACCAGCAAAACCGGACTTCTGCTCGATCCGTATTTTTCAGGGACCAAGCTTGCCTGGATGCTCGACAATATTGAGGGTGCGCGTGCCGGGGCGGAAAGCGGCAAGCTGGTCTTCGGTACCATCGACAGTTTCATCATCTGGCGGCTGACCGCTGGCAAATCCCACGTCACGGACGCAACCAATGCCGCCCGCACACTGATCTTCAACATTCACACCCAGGAGTGGGATGATGAATTGCTGGAGATTTTGCGGATACCGCGCGCCATGTTGCCGGATGTGCAGGATTGTGCCAGTGATTTCGGCACCACTGACAGCAAGATCCTGGGTGCGGCCATTCCGATTGCCGGTGTGGCCGGGGACCAGCAGGCCGCCACAATCGGCCAGGCATGTTTTGAACCGGGGATGTTCAAATCGACCTATGGAACCGGTTGTTTTGCGCTTTTGAACACGGGTGACAAGCCGGTGCCGTCGCAAAACCGCCTGTTGACCACGGTGGCTTACCGGCTGGGTGGGAAAGTAACTTACGCACTGGAAGGTTCGATCTTCATCGCCGGAGCGGCTGTACAATGGCTGCGGGACGGCATGAAGATGCTCGACAATGCCGGTGACAGCGGTGAGATGGCCGAGGCTGCCGATCCACATCAGCATGTCTATCTGGTGCCAGCCTTTGTCGGGCTTGGCGCGCCCTACTGGGATGCCGAAGCCAGAGGCGCGATTTTCGGCCTCACCAGGGCATCGGGCCCGAACGAACTGGCCCGCGCCGCACTGGAGGCGGTGTGCTACCAGACCCGCGATCTGCTGGAAGCCATGCATAAGGACTGGGCCGCCGAGGCGGATACGGTGTTGCGGGTCGATGGCGGCATGGTGGCCAGCGACTGGACCATGCAGTTTCTGGCCGACATTCTGGACGCCCCGGTTGATCGGCCGACCATCCTGGAGACAACGGCACTTGGCGCAGCCTGGCTGGCCGGTCATCACGTCGGTGTATGGGGAGATCAGGCGGAATTTGCGGCGCGCTGGCAGCTTGATAGAACTTTTGAGCCGAAAATGGATGAAGCCATGCGTGCGCAAAAATATGCCGGCTGGAAAGATGCCGTCAGCCGTACCCTCAGCAGCCGGGATTAG